In a single window of the Limnohabitans sp. 2KL-27 genome:
- a CDS encoding 3-isopropylmalate dehydratase large subunit, which yields MKPSDFQPQTLAQKLIARAAGRSHVAVGELLTCNVDLAMFHDSSGPRRLKPMLDELGAEIWDKNKVVLVLDHYVPAQDADAQQIVQIARDTAKQWKLPHVIDSEGICHVVLPERGHLKPGMFCVGGDSHSPTGGAFGCYMFGIGATEMLGVCVTGQIWVQVPRTLRMHWSGRLQAGVSAKDMMLHMVGRFGMNGGQYQAVEFAGSAVQALSMAERMTLSNMSAEMGAQAGLIAADETTLNYLRGVGVASEHLAGAEQWHTDEDAEYEQHTFDAARLSPQVAAPHSPANTRDVAEFADVAPSIAYIGACTGAKLEDLRAAASVLKGQRVAAGVQLMVAPASAREQAQATQEGVMQILLDAGATVLPNSCGACAGYGATFPEGATVISTTARNFKGRMGPASVNVYLASPYTVAASALRGRISDAREVLA from the coding sequence ATGAAACCCAGCGATTTTCAGCCACAAACATTGGCCCAAAAACTCATCGCCCGCGCCGCAGGCCGCAGCCATGTGGCCGTGGGCGAGTTGCTCACCTGCAACGTGGACTTGGCCATGTTCCACGACTCGTCGGGTCCGCGCCGCTTGAAGCCTATGCTGGACGAATTGGGCGCCGAGATCTGGGACAAAAACAAAGTGGTGCTGGTGCTGGACCACTACGTGCCCGCGCAAGACGCGGATGCCCAGCAGATTGTGCAGATCGCGCGCGACACCGCCAAGCAGTGGAAGCTGCCCCACGTCATTGACAGCGAGGGCATTTGCCACGTGGTTCTGCCCGAGCGCGGCCATTTGAAGCCGGGCATGTTTTGTGTCGGTGGCGACTCGCATTCGCCCACGGGCGGGGCCTTTGGTTGCTACATGTTTGGCATCGGTGCGACCGAGATGCTGGGCGTGTGCGTCACCGGCCAAATTTGGGTGCAGGTGCCGCGCACCTTGCGCATGCACTGGTCGGGTCGCTTGCAAGCCGGTGTGTCGGCCAAAGACATGATGCTGCACATGGTGGGTCGCTTTGGCATGAATGGCGGCCAATACCAGGCGGTGGAGTTTGCGGGGTCTGCGGTGCAGGCCCTGTCCATGGCCGAGCGCATGACCCTGTCCAATATGAGCGCCGAGATGGGGGCTCAGGCCGGTTTGATCGCGGCCGATGAGACCACCTTGAACTACCTGCGTGGCGTGGGCGTGGCCTCTGAGCATCTGGCCGGGGCCGAGCAATGGCACACCGATGAAGACGCCGAATACGAGCAGCACACCTTTGATGCCGCCCGCCTCAGCCCGCAGGTGGCCGCACCGCACAGCCCGGCCAACACCCGAGATGTGGCCGAATTTGCGGATGTGGCGCCAAGCATTGCCTACATCGGTGCCTGCACCGGCGCCAAACTCGAAGACCTGCGGGCCGCCGCCTCGGTGCTCAAGGGTCAGCGCGTGGCCGCTGGCGTGCAGCTGATGGTGGCGCCTGCCAGTGCCCGCGAACAAGCGCAGGCCACGCAAGAAGGCGTGATGCAAATCTTGCTGGACGCCGGCGCCACGGTGCTGCCCAACAGTTGTGGTGCGTGTGCGGGTTACGGCGCGACTTTCCCCGAAGGCGCCACCGTGATTTCGACCACCGCCCGCAATTTCAAGGGCCGCATGGGCCCGGCCAGCGTGAACGTGTATTTGGCCTCGCCTTACACCGTGGCCGCTTCGGCTTTGCGCGGGCGCATCAGCGATGCACGCGAGGTGCTGGCATGA
- a CDS encoding 3-isopropylmalate dehydratase has translation MNKHVFQNARVWRLGADVDTDALAPGAYMKHGLEVIGWHCLEAVRSDFASGVREGDVIVAGANFGIGSSREQAAGVLRHLGLAAVIAPSYSGLYFRNAFNLGLLLLTCPEADQIEEGERVGVTLEGDTPVVVRAKGQRLACAPIPEFLMDMVNAGGLLPLLKQRKPA, from the coding sequence ATGAACAAACACGTTTTTCAAAACGCCCGTGTTTGGCGGCTCGGTGCCGATGTGGACACCGATGCCCTGGCCCCCGGGGCTTATATGAAGCACGGTCTTGAGGTGATCGGCTGGCATTGCTTGGAGGCGGTGCGCAGCGACTTTGCTTCGGGCGTGCGCGAAGGCGATGTGATCGTGGCCGGGGCCAACTTTGGGATTGGCTCATCGCGCGAGCAGGCCGCCGGTGTGCTGCGGCATTTGGGCTTGGCGGCAGTCATTGCGCCGTCTTACAGCGGTTTGTATTTTCGCAATGCCTTCAACTTGGGCCTGCTGCTCTTGACCTGCCCCGAGGCCGATCAAATCGAAGAGGGCGAGCGGGTGGGTGTGACGTTGGAAGGCGACACACCGGTGGTGGTGCGGGCCAAAGGCCAGCGTTTGGCTTGCGCGCCGATCCCTGAATTTTTGATGGACATGGTCAATGCAGGCGGCTTGTTGCCCCTGCTCAAACAAAGAAAGCCAGCATGA